One Candidatus Blochmannia vicinus DNA window includes the following coding sequences:
- the rplF gene encoding 50S ribosomal protein L6 encodes MYPDAKHISTPHAYKTIILVPNITTIKLQDRFIYVTGTRGTLTLKLHKSIDVQQLHDEKKLLVYTNENINIKNKALIGTTHALINGMITGVTTGFTKKLQLIGIGYRVAVQNNIISLTIGFSHSINYTLPVEITATCPSQTEITITGINKQIVGQIAADLRSLRPPEPFKGKGIRYINEIVHNKDTKKR; translated from the coding sequence ATGTATCCTGATGCTAAACATATTTCTACACCACATGCATATAAAACAATCATTCTTGTTCCTAATATAACAACAATAAAACTACAAGACCGTTTTATTTATGTTACAGGCACACGTGGAACGTTAACTTTAAAATTACATAAATCAATTGACGTGCAACAATTACATGACGAAAAAAAGCTGTTGGTATATACCAACGAAAATATTAATATTAAAAATAAAGCCTTAATAGGAACAACACACGCATTAATTAATGGTATGATTACTGGTGTCACAACAGGTTTTACTAAGAAACTACAATTAATAGGGATAGGTTATCGTGTAGCTGTTCAAAATAATATAATAAGTCTAACTATAGGATTCTCTCACTCTATTAATTATACTTTACCTGTAGAAATTACAGCAACATGTCCAAGTCAAACCGAAATTACTATAACAGGGATAAATAAACAAATTGTTGGGCAAATTGCAGCAGATTTAAGATCACTTCGCCCCCCTGAACCTTTTAAAGGAAAAGGTATTCGCTACATTAATGAAATAGTACATAACAAAGATACTAAAAAAAGATGA
- the rpsH gene encoding 30S ribosomal protein S8, translating to MSMQDSISEMLTTIRNGQISKKEKICTPSSTIKVAIANVLAEEGFIKKYNIKDNVKPVLEIFLKYYQKRKPVIDTIKRISRPGLRIYRKRRELPQVMSGMGIVIISTSKGIITDNKARQLNIGGEIICYVS from the coding sequence ATGAGTATGCAAGATTCAATCTCGGAAATGTTAACTACTATACGTAATGGGCAAATTTCTAAAAAAGAAAAAATTTGCACCCCATCTTCCACAATTAAAGTAGCAATTGCTAATGTATTAGCAGAAGAAGGATTCATAAAGAAATATAATATTAAAGATAATGTTAAACCTGTTTTAGAAATATTTCTAAAATATTATCAAAAAAGAAAACCTGTCATAGATACTATAAAACGTATTAGTCGTCCTGGGTTACGTATCTATAGAAAGAGAAGAGAATTACCTCAAGTAATGTCTGGTATGGGGATTGTTATTATTTCTACTTCTAAGGGTATAATTACAGATAACAAAGCTCGTCAGCTTAATATTGGTGGGGAGATCATATGTTATGTATCCTGA
- the rplR gene encoding 50S ribosomal protein L18 yields the protein MNKKDARIKRAIKVRKKLYKLGATRLVVHRTCKHIYAQIISKDNSDVLVTASTTEKLISNQVQITSNKKAAAIVGKIIAERATKKNIKNVSFDRSGFKYHGRVQTLANYARQAGLRF from the coding sequence ATGAATAAAAAAGATGCTCGTATTAAAAGAGCTATAAAAGTACGAAAGAAATTATATAAATTAGGAGCTACTAGATTAGTAGTACATCGGACTTGTAAGCATATTTACGCGCAAATAATTTCAAAGGACAATTCAGATGTATTAGTCACAGCTTCTACGACGGAAAAATTGATTTCAAATCAAGTACAAATAACTAGTAACAAAAAAGCTGCAGCTATAGTAGGAAAAATTATTGCAGAACGTGCAACAAAAAAAAATATTAAAAACGTATCTTTTGATCGTTCTGGGTTTAAATATCATGGTAGAGTACAAACGTTAGCTAATTACGCTAGACAAGCTGGGCTAAGATTTTAA